Proteins from one Euwallacea similis isolate ESF13 chromosome 13, ESF131.1, whole genome shotgun sequence genomic window:
- the LOC136412857 gene encoding protein lifeguard 2-like, whose translation MFSRGQRMQRVIAVNGEDPPPYERVPLPDYQITNIDNRNQASYYQTSGNGAPEDLMWSPYLYSSPSFEEIKIRHDFVRKVFAILGSQLLFTLSIILLTLFHEPTKKFVAKDLVLLSITTCMTFVLYLVLICYKATRRIFPLNFILLALLTISMSYLCAAASCKTESKAVLITVGGTCAVCFVVSLLAFQTWFDITKWSFILIMVIVVVLIFSLIVTTVSIFTRQTVLYLVYSGIIVILFSVFLMFDMQCILGGRRVQLFPEEYIYGALTLYVDIFLIFMYMLNLVRACS comes from the exons ATGTTTAGTAGAGGCCAACGGATGCAGAGG GTTATAGCAGTAAACGGCGAAGACCCTCCTCCCTATGAAAGGGTTCCTCTTCCCGATTATCAGATTACGAATATCGACAATAGAAACCAAGCTTCATACTACCAAACTTCTGGTAATGGCGCTCCAGAAGACTTAATGTGGAGCCCTTACCTCTATAGCTCTCCGAGCTTCGAGGAAATCAAAATTCGCCATGATTTTGTCAGAAAAGTATTCGCAATTTTAGGCTCtcaacttttatttacattgagCATCATATTGCTGACTTTATTCCACGAACCCACAAAGAAATTTGTGGCTAAAGACTTGGTTCTACTAAGTATAACGACTTGTATGACATTTGTGCTCTACCTAGTTTTAATTTGCTACAAGGCGACAAGACGCATTTTTccactaaattttattttgctcgCTTTATTAACGATAAGCATGTCATACTTGTGTGCAGCAGCCAGCTGCAAAACCGAATCTAAGGCGGTATTAATCACAGTAGGAGGAACTTGTGCTGTTTGTTTCGTAGTCTCTCTTTTGGCTTTCCAAACTTGGTTCGACATTACCAAATGGTCGTTTATTCTTATTATGGTAATAGTGGTAGTTTTAATATTCAGTCTCATAGTAACCACAGTCAGTATCTTCACTCGGCAAACAGTGCTTTATTTGGTTTACTCCGGAATAATTGTAATCTTATTCTCGGTGTTTTTAATGTTCGATATGCAATGCATTTTAGGAGGGAGAAGGGTACAACTTTTTCCAGAAGAATACATTTACGGTGCTTTAACTCTTTATGTTGATATTTTCCTGATCTTTATGTACATGCTTAATCTTGTAAGAGCCTGCTCTTGA